The sequence below is a genomic window from Nitrospira sp..
CGAAGAACAAACCCAAGCCGACCTGGAAAATCCGCTACCCGATCGAAGCCGAGGCGGACCAGACGGAAGTCCGCTCGCTCCTGTTCAAACTAGAAGACCTAAAGGCGCTCGGCATCATCGACCCCGGCCCTGAACGGACCACAATCGCCAAGACGCTGACCGCCCCGAAGCTGAAGATCACGCTGCACACCACCGACGGGGACCAGACAGTGAAGCTCTATCAGCCCGATCCGGACAGCGGGGAAGCCTTTGCCGAAACCAGGCCGGATGCGCCGCTCTACCGGATCAACCCGCTGGTCATCAAAGATCTGTCGCGTGAGCTCTTTACCCTCCAGGACAAACGACTGCTGGGAGTCGACTATACAGAGATCGCGATGCTCTCCGTGAAGACACGAGATAAACAGTACGTGTTGGTCAATGAAAACGGCCAGTGGGTCCTCGAAGATCAACCGACTGAGAAAGTCAGCCAGGAAGCGGCCGATCTGCTCGTCAGCCGCGTGGCCAATCTGCCGGCAGAAGAACGGGTGACCAAACAACCGGCCGCCCTGGCCCCTTACGGGCTCGTTGCACCGACCGCGGAATTTGTCGCCACCGGAAGAGACGGCAAGATCGCCGGACGCCTCACGCTCGGCAACCAGGCCGGCAACCTCATCTATGCCACCGGCGAACGCCTCCAAGGCGTCTTCCAGGCTCGCCCCGATCTCCTCAATCAGATTCCGGCCAAGGCCGAACTCCTGGCCAAGTCCATCGAAAAGAACACGTCCGGACACTAGCACGAATACTCTCCGTGCTCACATTACCGCGTCTCAGTGCCAATCAACCACCGAGCATAGCTGTCGCCGACGATATTCCCGCTGAAGTTGATCCGGTTGATTTTTAACTGGAGAAACGATCGGGGGGATAATCCGCGCTAGTGTGGTGTCTCAATCATGGCTTTACAATGCTTGATCTTCTTCAGAATGTCGTCGACGGTTTTGGTCCACACGAACGGCTTGGGGTTCTTGTTATTGAGCCGAATGAACTCGTCGATCGCCGCAACCAACTCCG
It includes:
- a CDS encoding DUF4340 domain-containing protein, which encodes MRYWPTLLMLLILAGLGGYLYFVELPAKQSEEKQAVAQQSLLPFPETDITGLTVSTLQGAVEMKRRDQKGWAITAPLQTDADTREVQSMIRALVTGKVLRSVEEKPAALAPFGLEQPITTITVSAGALQETLSIGDNGPLSSTLYVHRHSSHSVLLTDLTTKSFVNKTLLTFRRKDLLQFVQADLDRVRLTYPTTEIVLYNLSKNKPKPTWKIRYPIEAEADQTEVRSLLFKLEDLKALGIIDPGPERTTIAKTLTAPKLKITLHTTDGDQTVKLYQPDPDSGEAFAETRPDAPLYRINPLVIKDLSRELFTLQDKRLLGVDYTEIAMLSVKTRDKQYVLVNENGQWVLEDQPTEKVSQEAADLLVSRVANLPAEERVTKQPAALAPYGLVAPTAEFVATGRDGKIAGRLTLGNQAGNLIYATGERLQGVFQARPDLLNQIPAKAELLAKSIEKNTSGH